The genomic stretch TAGAAAACAAGTAGAAGTCACCGTTGTAAAACATTTCCATAATCTCCTTCAGATGCAGCGGCAAAAACTTCCCCACGAGTGAGAATCTCTCACGCAACTCTCTGTAGGCGGGCAAACTGTTCAGTTCCTCCAATTCAGTATTCGAGTATACCATTGCAATCAGCTGGCTGAGGTTTTCAGCGTTGTGTTCAGATATAATCTCCCAGCGTAAAATCACCTCCGTAATGCATTTGTTATAAATGAAATTCAGCAAAGCAAGTGATAACCGTGCGCCTTCAACACCCTTAATCATACGCAAGGGTAACAATATCTCTTGTGCGACAAATGGTAACATATCTTCTTGAATAGAAGACCAAGAGGGAGATTTTTCCTTAGTAATGAATTCTCGGAGTTGTCTTTGTACAGTCTTGTAAATGTACTTTTCCTTTAAAGACGTACACCGCTCGAGAAATCGCGTATTCAACTCCTGGATCATTCGTAACTTTTCATCACGCTTCACAACTTCTCGCATGTCGATGAATAGCTGCCACCATTCCTTCCCGTAACGGCTGGAACTTAACGAGAAGGATGAGGTTTGCAGCAGGTTTAGTTTGTAGTCAAAGTACTGCTGATCGATCTGACTCTGGTCAATGGTAGCACATCTATCGGGGAAACTGTGAATGCACTTCAGAAGTAGTTCAGGTAGGTTCGTTATGTCCACAGAATCTGGAATGGAAGTTTCTGTAGATACCTGTTTCCGTGGGGTGTTACCTTGGGTCtccacttcttcatcgaGTGCCCATTCATCATCCCAGCCTCCATCATCGTTCTCGTCAGCGACAGCGCTGTCCTCCGTCTGTTCAGCATCCCTCTTAGGCGTCTCCGGTTCCAGATCATCTAAATCAATATCAATCTCCTCACCCCAAGCGTCGTTATCGTCTGCTGTCACAGATGACGTTTCCTCGTTTCGCCTACTGGGTGTATCTCCGGTCCCCCAATCACAGTTGTCGTCTTTCATCGTATCTGATTGTGCTGGCTCCCTTAGCTCATCGGAATGCGCTTGATTGCCCTCTTGTGAGATAGCCGCATTAGTAATGTTTATGACACTGGTCTGCTTCCACGAATCCGTTGCAAAGATGTTTctgatctctttgaaagtttttgCAAAGGCGTCGTCTACCAAAAGATTGATATACAATTGCTTATCGTTTAGCAAGTGTTCAATATCATTACGGTTATGGTTCCAAAACCCGTTGGACTTCGATGCCAGAACCCCAAAGCGATTATTGATTAAGACTATACCTTCCCTTATGGATGGGTCCGAATCCCTGAGAATCACAGTGGCATTCTTCCTCAGGAAGTTCAAAAGTTCATTTGATAGCAGCGGGCCCAGCTTGGAAAGAATGATTACAAGATCGTTACCATCAATACACTGCATTAGAAAGTCAGCCAGTGCGTTTATACTTTCGACAACGGATGCGAGTGCAGCCTTATTGTAgctgccgctgctgtttgGAATTGCGTTCTTAACTTTTGTGAATGACAAAGTGCAGGACTCCGCTTGGAACTCGAATTTGATACTGTTATCGAATATCCCACGTTTTAGATTAACGA from Huiozyma naganishii CBS 8797 chromosome 6, complete genome encodes the following:
- the DSL1 gene encoding Dsl1p (similar to Saccharomyces cerevisiae DSL1 (YNL258C); ancestral locus Anc_1.99); the encoded protein is MIAHVAPEREEVLLSVERDPIFQGENGADVAASNYTQLTERIREVVAQEAQLGSMLHDLSVLKTFGDLLNEFNTNLAKSLFQDCYRALQTLRQKLNTSRDCFVKQPLHFQRSLMNYIDELHLTLIERIYEIISTDFWSVTHDSITFHNKIVCSEGSGGQFEYRQFMELVKKLFFWDDGEISTEDTWFLKDMDLNNPSSNIVRNKLSEISKNYLELNEIVVNLKRGIFDNSIKFEFQAESCTLSFTKVKNAIPNSSGSYNKAALASVVESINALADFLMQCIDGNDLVIILSKLGPLLSNELLNFLRKNATVILRDSDPSIREGIVLINNRFGVLASKSNGFWNHNRNDIEHLLNDKQLYINLLVDDAFAKTFKEIRNIFATDSWKQTSVINITNAAISQEGNQAHSDELREPAQSDTMKDDNCDWGTGDTPSRRNEETSSVTADDNDAWGEEIDIDLDDLEPETPKRDAEQTEDSAVADENDDGGWDDEWALDEEVETQGNTPRKQVSTETSIPDSVDITNLPELLLKCIHSFPDRCATIDQSQIDQQYFDYKLNLLQTSSFSLSSSRYGKEWWQLFIDMREVVKRDEKLRMIQELNTRFLERCTSLKEKYIYKTVQRQLREFITKEKSPSWSSIQEDMLPFVAQEILLPLRMIKGVEGARLSLALLNFIYNKCITEVILRWEIISEHNAENLSQLIAMVYSNTELEELNSLPAYRELRERFSLVGKFLPLHLKEIMEMFYNGDFYLFSTQEIVQWITLLFADTPLRRDAIADIHEIRETTLEDE